The genomic segment TTCATAATGGTTTCTACAAAGCGATTGTAGAAATCATATTCGCTTCGGCAGTCATAGATGTCCATATACACCACTTTTATCTCTGGATTATCAATTTCGGATATAACCTTTTTGACGAGCGAAGTCTTGCCCATGCGTCGGGGAGAGATGAGAATGACGTTGATGCCATGCTCAAAGTCTGCCTTGATGCGCTTGGTTTCTTCTATTCGGTCGGTGAAGTTGTTTCCTGCAACCGACATACCATATACGAATGCCTTTTCCATTGTTTTTTTGCTTGATTACGGATGCAAAGATAAGCAAAAAAATGAAAGTTCACAAGGTTGTGGACCACAAACTTGTGAACTTTTAATATTATTTTGTAAATCAGGTATTTAAAAGCTGTTTTTTATGCATAAAATAAGCCGTAATCAGAGGCTTTTCTTATCAAACACACCATTCATCGTGATGCAGAGATGCTGGAACTTGCTGAGGAGCTTGTCTGACCATTTCGTCATATTGTAAAGGTCCTTGATTTCCTTAAACTTCTTTTCCTCCCATTGCGGATAATCTATCTCTGAGAAATAACGGCGGTAGTCGCGGAGATTGTCGCCCGAGAAATGGAGATAATCGTCGATGTCGCCAAACCATTCGGGTGTCATCATCTGGGTGGCAAAGGCTTCGAAATTCTGGTTGTCCTGAAGCATGCAGTTGTGATTCAATACACACCATACGCAGAACCAGTGGTTCTTGCGGGTAACAAATTTCAACATATTGGCTATCTGAGTCTTCAGATTCTGCATGTCGATGTATTTGCCGTCTTTTACTTTGTAGAAAACCTCGTTGGGAAGGGTTTCCGGAATGCCTTCGGGATGTTCCAAATCGTAGATTTCCTGCTCGATGATGTGCCATTTTACGGTGGCTGATACCAGCTTGAGATATTCTTGTGCTGTAAAATTGACGTGGGCAAGCTGGGCGCCCAGCAGTTGGGTATCTCTTATATATTTCATAAAGTCGAGGCGCAGATTTTCCGGTACCTCGTCTTTTAGCGTTTTTCTTACTTCCAGCAATTGGCTGACGGAGAGCTGCTTTCCGTTGTTATCATATTCCAGGGTTGTAAAGTATCGGTCTATGTCGCTGATGCCCTTTGGTTCTTCCTGATATTCCTGTAGCGACATTTCGAAGAGGCGGGTGGTTTGCTCTTCGCTCATGGCGAGGTTGGTGAAATGGCTCAGCTGGCGGAAGTGGAGCATCAGATAACATGCCATGCTGTATAGCTGGAAGAGATTCCAGAGGCGCTCTACGGGTTTTACGCCGGGGATATGAGTGGGTTTTACCTGGCGTAACAGTTCTTTCTGGAGTTTGGTTACTTCGTTTACATCGATAGTACTTCCTTTGCCCAGTTCATCGGTTTCAAAAAATTCGTTGAGTTTCGGCAGGATGCGGGTCATATCCAGCGGCGCCACTTTCATCCGTTTTCCTTCTATCTGTTTTCCCTTTTTCATGTCTTCCATGATATGCGCCATCAGGGGGGTAAACTTCTGCATTACGATGATGCTGATGCTTACTTCATGGGTTTCGTTCTGCTCCTTTCGCTGCTTGGCTATGTCGTTGTGTTGCAGCACCATATCTTTCTCTGCCATATAGCAGAGCCGGGTGGCTTTGGTGCAGAGCGAACGGATATCGAAGGTCAGTTCCTGCGGACTGTAATCTTCCCATGCATCTACCAGAATGCTGAGCATTCGGCAGAAGTTGTCGAGCTGTCGGTCGAAGACTTCGTAGCTGAATTCTATTTCATCTTTATCTTCATTCATTGTCAGTCTGTTTTAAGAAAACCTTATTACCGCAACACTATAATTTAATATTTTTATAAGCACCTGAGCAACAATAAGTTGCTCAGGATTTTGGCATGTCAGAAATTTCACTTATCTTAGTGCTGCTTTTTAAAACAAATAAAACTCTGAATGACATGGCAAAAATACAAATAAAATCTGAGAAACTCACTCCTTTTGGAGGAATTTTTTCTATTATGGAGCAATTTGATGCTCTTTTAGCTCAAACCATAGATTCCACCTTGGGATTGAGATGCACATTGTCTGGTTATCAATATAGTGAGATTCTACGTTCTCTGATGTGCGTATATCTTTGTGGTGGCTCATGTGTTGAGGATTTTTCAACACACCTTATGAAACATTTGTCTCTTCATCCAACTCTTCGTACTTGCAGCGCAGACACCATATTGCGTGCTATCGGAGAACTGACTTATAAGAACATCACCTATAAGTCTGCTTCTGGCAAATCCTATGATTTCAATACAGCAGACAAGATGAACTGCTTATTGATCAAAGCCCTGCTTGCTACTGGTCAATTGAAATCCGGTCAAGAGTATGATTTTGACTTTGATCATCAGTTCATAGAAACAGAGAAGTATGATGCAAAACCAACCTACAAGAAGTTTTTCTATGACATGAACAATGGCTTAGGCTGGAATAGATTGCCAAAATCGTTCATGGCACAGAATACAGTATTCCTACTTATGACTGCTCTCATCAGAAACTTCTACAAAGCTATTATGCAGAGATTGAAAACCCATGAATTTGGATTGCACTCCACCAGCAGAATCAAGACCTTTGTGTTCAAGTTCATCTCTGTTCCTGCAAAATGGATTTAGACGTCACGTAGGTACGTATTGAACATTTATTCAGACAACTATGCTTATGCCAACCTGTTCAAGACAGACTTTGGTTAAAGGCCATGCTTTTCTGGTTAAACCGGCGTATTACCTCAAGTCGCTTTATGGGGTAAGGGGATTTTGTGTCTGCGACATTTCTGTTGTGCAAGAAATATGTACAATAAAATGAATTTTGTCGCTTTGCAAGCAAAATCCCACTAAACCCTATAGGTTGCGGATTTGAGGATCATATCTTTTATGGTTCAACATTGCAGATTCTCTGTTGTGAGATGTGATTTATGACCTATCTCCTTATGAATTCGGACAGCAAAGAACAGTGTCATTAAAGTTGCAAAGACGTCGGCAATAGGCTGTGCATAAAGCACTCCATTTAGTTCCCAATACGATGGAAGCAGCAATATTATAGGGATAAAAAACAAACCTTGCCGTCCGATGTTTAGCAGAAGACTTTGCCTTGCTCTTCCGATTGCCATATATAGTGTGGAATACACAAATTGGAATCCGAAAGTGAAGAACATAATCGTATTGGCTCTAAGCGCAATTCTTGCTATTTCCTGCATTGTTTCGTCTTTACCGAAACAACTGATGATAGGAGAGGTAAAAATGACTATAAGAATACTCCAGAGCACACAAAACGAGGTTGAGAGTATCAGAGAACAGCACACCGCTTCCCTTAATCTTTGAAAATTGCCTGCCCCGTAGTTATAGCCTGCCATAGGTTGGAGTCCTTTTACAAATCCGAAGACCACGTTTGTTCCCAATGTGACGATTTTCAGGACGATACCCACAGCCGCAACAGCCTCTGCCCCATATTTCACAGCGGCTTTCTGCAACAAACAGATGGAAAGGGTCTGGAGTAGTTGCAAAAAGAGCATAGAGATACCAATCTTAATGATGTCTGCGTATATTCTTATCGTGGGAGCGAACAAGGCAAGAGATACTTTTACCTCTGCTTTCGTAAGGAAACGGATGTAAATAGCTGTCGTGATGATTCTTGAAAGAATAGTTGCCCATGCAGCACCTTCCACACCCCAATTGAAAGTGTATATAAACAAGGGGTCTAATGCAACATTAACGATAGAGCCGATGATCATTGCCGACGCAGATGTCTTCGACGCACCTTGTGAAACAATGATATTGGACATGGACACATTCAATGTCCCTATGACACAACTGATGATAAAAAGCCTACCGTAGGATTCTGCCAAACTTATCATCTCCTCGTTTGCTCCCATGAAAAGTAGGATGTCCGGCAGGAACGCATTGCACACAAGGGCAATGAGAGCTGCCAACATCACAGAGGTTATCACTGAGACGGAAGCGACCTGACTTGCCTTGACAACCTGTTTCGCTCCCAACAGACGGGATATATACACTCCGCCTCCGACACCGAACATCAGTCCTATCCCAAGAAATAACAACGATATAGGGAAAACAACCGATACAGCGGCGACAGGAAGAGTTCCAAGACGTGCAACCCAAAAAGTATCTACCACATTGTATATTGCCATAATCAGCATTGCGATGACAATAGGTATCCCCAACTTTGTCAGGGCTTTCATCATACTTCCTTCTCGCAAAATATTAACAGCGTTGTTCATTCTTATAATCCTTTCTTTTTAAGTGAATAAATTTCGCTGCAAAGGTACGGTGAAATACAAACTTTCACAATAGACGGACAACGGTAATGATAGCACTATTCGTGGTAAGTCCTTCTGAAGAGCGTGGGAGAAACGCCTGCAACCTTGGTAAACAGCCGTGTGAAGTAGGAGTAATCGTTAAAGCCTAAACTATGTGCAATCTCTTTGATGGAATCTGTAGTATAGACCAATTGACGTTTAGCCAACAAAATAATCTCGTTTTGGATATGGTGGCTCACACTTGTCCCCAGAACAGAATTTACAGCTTCATTCAGGTAGGCAACGGTAATGTTCAGCCGCCCGGCATAGAATGATGGCGAACGTTTGCTTCGGATATTGCTTTCCAACAAATCCCGAAATTCCCATACTATTTCCTTGTGTCTGGTCACTGTCCCCTGCAATTTGGATTGAGCTATCGTTGCATTTACAATGTTCTCCACGACTAACCCTACAATGACGGTGGTCAGTCGCTGAACGACTGCTTTGGCAGATGGATTTTCCATGCCACTCAGTTTGCTGTCAAGAAGTGATAATAATAGTTTCTGTTCCGGTATGTCGGATAGTTGTATTTGAGGGCGACCGTATCTCTCAAGCGTTCGTTTTTCCTCCTTATCCACCAATATCGAGTCGATAACCAGAAATTTTGCAGAAAGATTGGAAGCGTCGATGATACGATGCACCTGCCCGGGTAGAATGATAGCCAGACTTCCTTTCCCGAAAGTGTATTCCTCGAAATCAATATTCAGACAGCATTGCCCACCCTCTATGAAGCCAAAGAAATAATAATCGTCGGTATGAGAAAAGGCGTATCTGTCTGAAGATGCCGATGTCCGAGAGATGACGGTCTTCAGATAGACTCCGAAATCTGAGAGTTGTGAACTTCTATGGATAGGTAACCGAGACATATACCTTAATTCCGCAACACTATAAATTTTAACTTTTATAATCCCCTGAGCAACAAAAAGTTGTTCAGGATTTTGCCATGTCAGAAATTTCACTTATCTTAGTGTTGCAAAATAAAAACAAACAAAATTCTGAATGACATGGCAAAAGTACAAATAAAATCCGAGAAACTCACTCCTTTTGGGGGATTTTTTCTATTATGGAGCAATTTGATGCTCTTTTAGCTCAAACCATAGATTCCTCCTTGGGATTGAGATGCACTATGTTTGGTTATCAATATAGCGAGATTCTACGCTCTCTGATCCTGCGAAATGGATTAAGACATCACGTAGGCATGTATTGAACATTTACTCAGACAACTATGCTTATGCCAACCTGTTCAAGACAGACTTTGGTTAAAGGCCATGCTTTTCTGGTTAAACCGGCGTATTACCTCAAGTCGCTTTATGGGGTAAGGGGATTTTGTGTTTACGACGTTTCTGTTATGCCCAAGGAATATGTACAATAAAAGAATTTTTGTCGTTTTACAGGTAAATTCCCACGAAACCCTATAGGTTGCAGATTTGAGGGAAAATAAGTTTTGCCACAAAGGTAAGATTTATTTTCGGATTATGCAAGGATATGCGCTTGTTTTTCCTCTTTTTTCCCCATACTTTTCCCCGTAGCCCCCTTGTTTCTTCCCTAATTTCAGAAAAGTAGCGGGAAGGTGGCGGGGAAATTTGGAATCGGCGAAGGGAAGTATTAACTTTGCAATCGAAAACGAAAGAGCGGCGAAATGCTGAACCATGAATGAGCTGAAACTCTTCACTCTTCACCTGAAGCCCGGAAATGCCCATAAACAGAGGGGTTTCGAGGGGTGAAGAGATAGAGACAACTCTTCACCCACTCTTCACCACTCTTCACCTTATTATATATAAGGGCTAAAAGATGATTATTATTAACTAAAAAAATTAATATATGAACAAAGTTACAGCTTTATCGTCATCAGATAAGATGACAAACGAAATTTCAGCACTCTCTCTTGTTGAGAGTTTTCTCGATGAGTATTATCTCTTCCGTAGAAATGTGCTAAGTGGTAAAACCGAGTATCTCACTCTCTCAAAGAATGAGGACGAAACAGAGGAGCCCGTAGAAGAGGAACCGGAAACCGGTGGGGAAGAGGAGGAATCTTCTGACTCAACCTGGAAGGTGCTGACTCCGGAGGCTTTCAATTCTATCGTCCGTCATGCCAAGCGGTTGGGTGTGGGAGGCAAGAAGTCGCCCCGACAGGATATTGAGGAGTTCGTACGTTCTGAAGAGGTTCCGGAGTTTGACCCTATCAGGGAATATCTCGAAAACCTGCCTGAATGGGATGGAAAGAACCATGTGGCTGAACTCTTTGGCAGGATTCCGGGGCTTACAAGTGAACAGTTGGGATGGTGCGCCACCTGGCTCCGTTCAGCTGTCGCCCACTGGTTGCAGATGGATATGTTTCATGGCAACGAAACCACTCCTGTGCTTATCGGCAAGCAGGGTTGCGGCAAGAGTACCTTTGCCTATCGCCTGCTGCCGGATCATCTGCGCCAGTATTTCCTCGACCACATCAACTTTGCCAATAAGTTTGACTCCGAGATGGCGCTCACTCATAATCTCTTTGTCAACATAGATGAGTTTGCGAATATGGGACCATCGCAGCAGGGCAAGCTGAAGCAGATGCTTTCGAAGGTGAAGGTGAACGGGCGCCCTATCTTCGGCAAGTGTCAGGATGACCGTCCGCGTTACGCTTCCTTCCTGGCAACTACCAATGATGAGCATCCGCTCTGCGACCCTACGGGTAGCCGCCGATTCGTCTGTCTGCACATTCCGGCAGGTGAATATATCGACAACGGTTCCCCCATCATTTATGACCAGCTCTATGCACAAGTTATGTATGAGCTTTGCCATAAGAAGACGCCTTACTGGTTTACCAATGCCGAGGTGGACCGTATCCAGAAGTGCAATCTTCCTTTCTTCAAGGTAGATGATTTTGAGTCGATGCTGAAGAGCTGTTTCCGTGTTCCTGAGGAGAATGAAACGGGCGAATGGCTCATCTGTTCGGATGTTTTCGAGGTTCTTCACGAAAGATTTCCGATGCTGATCAGTAATCTGAGTACCAAGATTCGCATAGGCCAGTCGCTCAAACTCCTGGGGTGCAAGATGAAGCATACCAAGAAGGGTCAGGCCTATCTGCTTGTAAGAATCTGAAAATATAGCTAAGCGGCAGATGGGTGAAGAGTGGTGAAGAGTGGGTGAAGAGTGAGAAACAACTCTTCACCCCTCGAATCCCCTCTGTTTATCGGCATTTCCGGGGGTTAGGTGAAGAGTGAAGAGTTTTTCGCAGTTCCTTTCTTAAATTTCTTTCTCAGGCTTTTCCGATAGCTGTCTGACTAGAACAGCCCACTGTTCTCATAGCGGCTAGTTGGCTGTCTGTGGTTCGCCAGTTGGCTGTTTGCCGATAACAGCCTCTCAATCTTTCGAAGAAAAAATTATTTATCCAACTTAAAAAATAAAGAACATGAACAATATTTCAATCCATTCCATTGATACGGTATGTCTCAAGGAGGCGTGCCCGGTACATCACCTTTGTGCTCGTTTTGAGCGTTATCAGAAGTTGCGTAAGTCGGAGAAGGTATTCAGTATTCTGAACCCGGACCATATAGCCTGCAGCGAGCAGGGCTGCGCCTATCGTCTTCAGAAGAAGATCATACGCATGGCACGCGGATTCCGCCGCATGTTCGGTACGATACCTTCTGCCAATACGCCTCATTTCTGGCACTTTTCGCCCTATATCAGCGAAAGCACCTATTGCAAGGCGAAGCGCGGCGCCATCCTCATCGCACCCGATATGCAGCAGAAATTACTGCGTCTCTTCGAGCAGAATGGCGCCGATATCAGCATCGGTTTTGATGAATATGTAGAGCAGGAGGGCTATGAAGAAGTAGATACCGCAAA from the Segatella copri genome contains:
- a CDS encoding MATE family efflux transporter; this translates as MNNAVNILREGSMMKALTKLGIPIVIAMLIMAIYNVVDTFWVARLGTLPVAAVSVVFPISLLFLGIGLMFGVGGGVYISRLLGAKQVVKASQVASVSVITSVMLAALIALVCNAFLPDILLFMGANEEMISLAESYGRLFIISCVIGTLNVSMSNIIVSQGASKTSASAMIIGSIVNVALDPLFIYTFNWGVEGAAWATILSRIITTAIYIRFLTKAEVKVSLALFAPTIRIYADIIKIGISMLFLQLLQTLSICLLQKAAVKYGAEAVAAVGIVLKIVTLGTNVVFGFVKGLQPMAGYNYGAGNFQRLREAVCCSLILSTSFCVLWSILIVIFTSPIISCFGKDETMQEIARIALRANTIMFFTFGFQFVYSTLYMAIGRARQSLLLNIGRQGLFFIPIILLLPSYWELNGVLYAQPIADVFATLMTLFFAVRIHKEIGHKSHLTTENLQC
- a CDS encoding AraC family transcriptional regulator, producing MSRLPIHRSSQLSDFGVYLKTVISRTSASSDRYAFSHTDDYYFFGFIEGGQCCLNIDFEEYTFGKGSLAIILPGQVHRIIDASNLSAKFLVIDSILVDKEEKRTLERYGRPQIQLSDIPEQKLLLSLLDSKLSGMENPSAKAVVQRLTTVIVGLVVENIVNATIAQSKLQGTVTRHKEIVWEFRDLLESNIRSKRSPSFYAGRLNITVAYLNEAVNSVLGTSVSHHIQNEIILLAKRQLVYTTDSIKEIAHSLGFNDYSYFTRLFTKVAGVSPTLFRRTYHE
- a CDS encoding VapE domain-containing protein; translation: MNKVTALSSSDKMTNEISALSLVESFLDEYYLFRRNVLSGKTEYLTLSKNEDETEEPVEEEPETGGEEEESSDSTWKVLTPEAFNSIVRHAKRLGVGGKKSPRQDIEEFVRSEEVPEFDPIREYLENLPEWDGKNHVAELFGRIPGLTSEQLGWCATWLRSAVAHWLQMDMFHGNETTPVLIGKQGCGKSTFAYRLLPDHLRQYFLDHINFANKFDSEMALTHNLFVNIDEFANMGPSQQGKLKQMLSKVKVNGRPIFGKCQDDRPRYASFLATTNDEHPLCDPTGSRRFVCLHIPAGEYIDNGSPIIYDQLYAQVMYELCHKKTPYWFTNAEVDRIQKCNLPFFKVDDFESMLKSCFRVPEENETGEWLICSDVFEVLHERFPMLISNLSTKIRIGQSLKLLGCKMKHTKKGQAYLLVRI
- a CDS encoding DUF6078 family protein translates to MNNISIHSIDTVCLKEACPVHHLCARFERYQKLRKSEKVFSILNPDHIACSEQGCAYRLQKKIIRMARGFRRMFGTIPSANTPHFWHFSPYISESTYCKAKRGAILIAPDMQQKLLRLFEQNGADISIGFDEYVEQEGYEEVDTANCKKI